The genomic window AGTTCGGAGAGAACTGCCTTCTTCTTTGTGAAAATTTGAGCCTATAATGGTTATTAGTTTTAGAAAACTTTAATGCTTAAATTTTCCTTTTGTTCTAATGCTGATGTAAAGATGAGAATTAATCCGCAGAAACATATCCGTATAAATACTGAAAATGAATTTACGTATTTCTACGTAGTACCACATTTAAATAAAATCTTTAACTTAAAGCTCTTATTCAACAAGCGGGGATAAACAACTGTAATACAGGGAATATTTGTATACATATAAAATTAATCCATCATATAAAAACAAAAAATCCGGAGAATAATTCTCCGGATTTTTTTATGCGTAAGTAAATCTTCTTAGAAAATTTCTCTTCCTGAAAAATGGAATTGTGCTTCGATAAGCGCGTTCTCATCAGAATCTGAACCGTGAACGGCATTTTCTCCGATGCTTCTTGCAAACATTTTTCTGATGGTACCTTCTGCAGCTTCCGCAGGGTTGGTAGAACCGATCAATGTTCTGAAATCTTCAACTGCATTTTCTTTTTCAAGAACTGCCGCTACGATTGGTCCTGAACTCATGAAATCAACCAATTCTCCGTAGAATGGTCTTTCAGCGTGTACTTCATAGAATTTTTTTGCATCAGCTACCGTAAGCTGGGTAAGCTTTAATGCTTTAATTTTAAAACCTCCTTCTGCGATTTTACCTAATATAGCACCGATATGTCCGTCCGCAACTGCATCAGGCTTAATCATAGTGAATGTAATGTTAGACATAAATGTATATTTTTTTAATGGCGCAAAAATACAAAAAAATCCTGTCTTTTTAATTTTAAAAATTTTTTAACATAAATATAACATTTGTTAAGAAATTACGAACGAATCTTTGGCACAGAAATTGTTACTACTATTACGATTCTCATGTTTAATTTGAGTTTTCATGGTTATTAGTTTTTACCCAGCTTCGGCTGGGTTTTTTATTGCGCAAAATCCCCAAATTTACCACCTAACCTTAAGATTTCGAAATAATTAAACAGCAGTTTAACAAATTCAGCTATATTATTTCACATTTAAAGAAGATAGAAAACGGAAAATGGTGAACTTAATAAATAATGATATGAAAGAGACAGAAAGTAGGATAATATCGATATTATCAGAAAATATAGAGTGATATCTTGCCTGGATATCTAATTCTGTAAAAAAGATGTTCCATCAGT from Chryseobacterium sp. SORGH_AS_0447 includes these protein-coding regions:
- a CDS encoding nucleoside-diphosphate kinase — encoded protein: MSNITFTMIKPDAVADGHIGAILGKIAEGGFKIKALKLTQLTVADAKKFYEVHAERPFYGELVDFMSSGPIVAAVLEKENAVEDFRTLIGSTNPAEAAEGTIRKMFARSIGENAVHGSDSDENALIEAQFHFSGREIF